A single Fibrobacter succinogenes DNA region contains:
- a CDS encoding helix-turn-helix transcriptional regulator: MKKAESTFERIMSDPKQKKAFEKEYANFLLSELILDAMAEQDVSVRALSKASGISTSVIQNLRAMQPMNITLKTLNALLSSLGYELVARKGRHYVNLSTL, encoded by the coding sequence ATGAAGAAGGCTGAATCGACATTTGAAAGGATCATGTCCGACCCGAAACAAAAGAAAGCCTTTGAAAAGGAATATGCAAATTTCCTTTTGTCTGAGCTTATATTAGATGCAATGGCGGAACAGGATGTTAGTGTTCGTGCTTTATCGAAAGCTTCTGGAATTTCGACATCGGTGATTCAAAATTTACGTGCAATGCAACCGATGAACATAACCTTAAAGACGCTAAATGCGTTGCTTTCGTCTCTTGGTTATGAACTTGTTGCTCGAAAAGGTCGGCACTACGTAAATCTTTCAACGCTGTGA
- a CDS encoding UvrD-helicase domain-containing protein: MFVLIIVLLVIFVACYVAHRKRLAKEFEEKVRSFIEICDSFFVEFDGLFKHYIQDAERDAFILKYKALYLELQRYSGIPSKVEDFVKLEDFKKKYKDFPGLVIESNVVIKCKELLVKVEPFFVEFDEILKRYIQDSERDTFIYKYQALYFEWLKYSSISSKTNTFIKLEEFRRKYEDFPRLVFASNAEIKRKENLKLLLQFVNIFFDELDFLTSRYVTDSDGKIFYQKWKKLSQDVAICNLNVNDEEYGKISHFEIIYENLFNYLEKANKSFIVRESQKYDYLFSNIDGKSLDMQQREAVITDEDRILVLAGAGSGKTLTIAGKVKYLCDVKNISPEEILLISFTKKSAQEMTDRIQGKLGIPVKSTTFHKLGLDIIKSAVGKRPDVLDESLFNEFIHNFFEKELVDYPELVKNLIEYFAYYIDIPKNMEDYSSLGELYEAEKNVDLETLRSKYDQEKYTQEEKIKKSQNHTTLKNEKVKSLEEVQIANFLFLNGINYEYEKLYPFENPDPLRKTYRPDFYLKDYDIYLEHFGITRNNTVPWLSPIEAQKYLEGIDWKRELHKQNNTKLIETYSYYNSEGVLLQKLEELLKQNGVVLKSRDFMDIFNTVYATKTNKFFSEFVKLCGTFIVLFKSNNYTIETIDNWKDWLSSEDNKFLQRRNNTFLNIIRVILEEYQKYLIANNSIDFSDMINNATENVNAGCDIPLYKYVIVDEYQDISKARFNLLKVIVDKTKAKLFCVGDDWQSIYRFAGSDISLFTDIAKYFGKTKILKIEKTYRNSQKLIDEASRFILQNPLQLKKSLRSDKKLDYPLVFWGFDDNPKNALQAIINKIALDYGTNSSILLLGRTNYDIEIAKDTGLFRKIRKNGVDALEYIQNPKLQIQFLSVHKSKGLEADNVILLNFRNDKLGFPNQIIDDPVLNFVLTNAEDYRFAEERRLFYVAITRTKNRTYVLVDNKNPSLFFKEFSESTSVFFKSTRRKISEKQTKCPLCKTGDLLKIEHDGKSFVGCSNFPRCRYAQRDVTILSSPKICPECGGFLVKRKAYNGYNFIGCSNYPACGYKEKMF; this comes from the coding sequence ATGTTTGTTTTAATAATTGTATTGCTAGTAATATTTGTTGCTTGTTATGTAGCTCATCGAAAACGGCTTGCTAAAGAATTTGAAGAAAAAGTACGGAGTTTCATAGAAATATGTGATTCGTTTTTCGTTGAATTTGACGGGTTATTTAAGCATTATATTCAGGATGCTGAAAGAGACGCTTTTATTTTAAAGTATAAAGCGTTGTACCTTGAATTGCAAAGGTATAGTGGCATTCCGTCAAAAGTTGAAGATTTTGTAAAGCTAGAAGATTTTAAGAAAAAGTACAAGGATTTCCCAGGACTCGTTATAGAGTCGAATGTGGTAATCAAATGCAAAGAGTTATTGGTTAAAGTTGAACCATTTTTTGTTGAATTTGATGAAATATTGAAACGTTATATTCAAGACTCTGAAAGGGATACTTTTATTTATAAATACCAAGCTTTGTATTTTGAATGGCTAAAGTACAGTTCAATTTCTTCGAAAACAAATACTTTTATAAAATTGGAAGAGTTCAGAAGAAAATACGAGGATTTTCCAAGGCTCGTTTTTGCGTCAAATGCAGAGATTAAACGCAAAGAAAATCTCAAGTTGCTTTTGCAATTTGTGAACATTTTCTTTGATGAACTTGATTTCTTGACTAGTCGTTATGTTACAGACTCTGATGGAAAAATATTTTATCAGAAATGGAAAAAATTGTCTCAAGATGTTGCTATTTGTAATTTGAATGTGAATGATGAAGAGTATGGGAAAATAAGTCATTTTGAAATAATCTATGAGAATCTTTTTAATTATTTAGAAAAAGCGAATAAATCGTTTATTGTGCGGGAATCGCAAAAATATGATTATCTGTTTTCCAACATAGATGGAAAGTCCTTAGATATGCAACAAAGAGAAGCAGTCATAACCGATGAAGATAGAATTCTTGTTTTGGCAGGGGCGGGTAGTGGAAAAACGCTGACGATTGCAGGTAAGGTCAAGTATTTATGTGACGTAAAGAATATAAGTCCGGAAGAAATACTGCTTATTTCGTTTACGAAAAAATCTGCTCAAGAAATGACCGATAGAATTCAGGGAAAGTTGGGAATCCCTGTTAAATCAACAACTTTTCATAAATTGGGTCTTGATATAATCAAAAGTGCTGTTGGAAAAAGGCCTGACGTTCTTGATGAATCTCTTTTTAATGAATTTATACATAACTTTTTTGAAAAAGAATTGGTTGATTATCCTGAATTGGTAAAAAATTTGATTGAGTATTTTGCATACTATATTGATATCCCTAAGAATATGGAGGATTATTCGTCATTAGGTGAATTGTATGAGGCCGAAAAAAACGTGGATTTGGAAACGCTTAGGTCGAAATATGATCAAGAGAAGTATACTCAAGAAGAAAAAATAAAGAAGTCGCAGAATCATACAACGCTAAAAAATGAAAAAGTAAAAAGTCTCGAAGAAGTTCAAATCGCAAATTTTCTTTTTTTAAACGGCATAAATTACGAATATGAAAAACTCTACCCGTTTGAAAATCCTGACCCCTTGCGAAAAACGTACAGACCTGATTTTTATTTGAAAGATTATGATATTTATTTGGAACATTTTGGAATAACGAGGAACAATACGGTTCCATGGCTTTCTCCCATTGAAGCTCAAAAATATTTAGAAGGAATTGATTGGAAAAGAGAACTTCATAAGCAGAATAATACCAAGTTGATTGAAACCTATTCATACTACAATTCTGAAGGGGTGCTTTTACAAAAGCTTGAAGAGCTTTTGAAACAAAATGGAGTTGTTCTGAAATCACGAGACTTCATGGATATTTTCAATACTGTTTATGCAACCAAGACGAATAAGTTTTTTTCTGAGTTTGTGAAGCTGTGCGGAACGTTTATTGTACTTTTTAAGTCTAATAATTATACAATAGAAACAATTGATAATTGGAAAGATTGGCTTTCGTCAGAAGATAACAAATTCTTGCAAAGAAGAAACAACACTTTTTTGAATATAATAAGAGTAATATTGGAAGAATATCAAAAATACTTAATAGCCAATAATTCAATTGATTTCTCGGATATGATAAACAACGCAACAGAGAATGTTAATGCTGGTTGCGATATTCCTTTGTATAAATATGTGATTGTAGATGAATATCAAGATATTTCAAAGGCAAGATTTAATTTGTTGAAGGTGATTGTTGATAAAACAAAAGCAAAGTTATTCTGTGTAGGGGATGACTGGCAATCTATATATCGATTTGCCGGTAGCGATATTTCATTATTCACTGATATTGCAAAGTATTTTGGAAAAACGAAAATATTAAAAATTGAGAAAACATATCGTAATTCGCAAAAATTAATCGATGAAGCATCGCGTTTTATTTTGCAAAATCCGCTCCAACTCAAGAAAAGTTTACGCTCCGATAAAAAGTTAGATTATCCCCTTGTTTTTTGGGGGTTCGACGACAATCCGAAAAATGCGTTACAAGCGATAATCAATAAAATTGCTTTGGATTATGGAACGAATTCGTCCATTTTACTTTTGGGACGAACGAATTACGATATAGAAATTGCAAAAGATACAGGCTTGTTCCGAAAGATTCGGAAAAATGGTGTAGATGCACTAGAGTACATTCAGAATCCGAAGTTGCAAATACAATTCCTTTCTGTTCACAAATCAAAGGGCTTGGAAGCGGATAATGTTATTTTGCTGAATTTTAGAAATGACAAACTTGGATTCCCGAATCAGATAATTGATGATCCTGTTTTGAACTTTGTTCTTACAAATGCAGAAGATTACAGATTTGCAGAAGAACGTCGTCTGTTTTATGTTGCTATTACCCGAACTAAAAATAGAACCTATGTCCTTGTGGACAACAAGAATCCATCGCTTTTTTTCAAGGAATTCTCAGAATCTACATCAGTATTCTTTAAATCAACAAGGAG
- a CDS encoding type II toxin-antitoxin system RelE/ParE family toxin codes for MREILAYEGPSFTIEWYYDENGISQALDYFNRLGDTQKRKVLMLFKRMGDSGKISDITKFRNEGDKIYAFKPQPDRFLSFFFMGKKIIVTNAFCKKSLKLPESEKQRAIFSMQSYNTRVQKGEYYEEG; via the coding sequence ATGAGAGAAATTTTAGCTTATGAGGGTCCTAGCTTTACTATAGAATGGTATTACGATGAAAATGGAATAAGTCAGGCTTTAGATTATTTTAATAGATTAGGTGATACGCAAAAACGTAAAGTGCTGATGCTGTTTAAAAGAATGGGTGATTCAGGAAAAATCTCGGATATAACAAAGTTTAGAAATGAAGGTGATAAAATTTATGCATTCAAACCGCAACCGGACCGATTCCTTTCCTTCTTTTTTATGGGAAAGAAAATTATTGTGACGAATGCATTTTGCAAGAAGTCTCTAAAACTTCCTGAAAGCGAAAAACAAAGAGCAATATTTTCTATGCAAAGTTATAACACTCGTGTGCAAAAGGGAGAATATTATGAAGAAGGCTGA
- a CDS encoding xanthine phosphoribosyltransferase, which translates to MNFLEQKILADGVVKPGNVLKVDSFLNHQIDIRLMHKIGEEFKRRFADVEFNKVLTIEASGIAIAAFIAYLNDVPVVFAKKGQTVNSTDDKYVAKAYSFTHKKFNDIFVSRPYLKPTDKILIVDDFLADGEASKALIDLVRQAGAELVGVGIAIEKGMQPGGAKLRAAGVRLESIAIVDSMDAETGFIKFREQ; encoded by the coding sequence ATGAACTTTCTTGAGCAGAAAATCCTTGCCGATGGCGTCGTCAAGCCAGGCAACGTTCTTAAGGTTGACAGTTTCCTAAACCATCAAATTGATATTCGCCTAATGCATAAAATCGGCGAAGAATTCAAGCGTCGATTTGCCGACGTAGAATTCAACAAGGTTCTCACCATCGAAGCAAGCGGCATCGCCATCGCGGCATTTATCGCTTACTTGAACGATGTTCCAGTCGTCTTTGCCAAAAAAGGCCAGACCGTCAACAGCACCGACGACAAATACGTGGCAAAGGCATACTCCTTCACGCACAAAAAGTTCAACGATATTTTTGTTTCGCGCCCCTACCTCAAGCCGACCGACAAGATTCTCATCGTTGACGACTTCCTCGCCGATGGGGAAGCCAGCAAGGCGCTCATCGATCTCGTGAGGCAAGCAGGCGCCGAACTCGTCGGAGTCGGCATCGCCATCGAAAAGGGCATGCAGCCCGGTGGTGCAAAGCTCCGCGCCGCAGGCGTACGCCTGGAATCCATAGCCATCGTCGATAGCATGGACGCCGAAACAGGATTTATCAAGTTCCGCGAACAGTAA
- a CDS encoding bifunctional 2-polyprenyl-6-hydroxyphenol methylase/3-demethylubiquinol 3-O-methyltransferase UbiG gives MTSTIEYYNRNALEYSRSTVCVDFSATQERFLRYMPSYAKILDFGCGSGRDTKYFLDKGYDVDAVDGSREFCRLASAYTGIPVKQLYFQEFASVNEYDGIWACASILHLQWDDLISVLHKMAVALKNTGVIYTSFKYGDFSGERQGRYFIDFTENRLNEMLTLVPELQCREYWISTDVRPNRKDEKWMNIILSHKA, from the coding sequence ATGACATCGACCATTGAATATTATAATAGAAATGCTCTAGAGTATTCTCGTAGCACTGTTTGTGTTGATTTTTCTGCGACGCAGGAGCGGTTCTTGCGATATATGCCATCGTATGCGAAAATTCTCGATTTTGGATGTGGTTCTGGTCGAGATACCAAATATTTTTTGGATAAAGGTTATGACGTTGATGCTGTTGATGGTTCTAGGGAATTTTGCCGATTGGCAAGTGCCTATACGGGAATTCCTGTTAAGCAGTTGTATTTTCAAGAATTTGCATCAGTAAATGAATATGATGGAATTTGGGCTTGTGCCTCTATTCTCCATTTGCAATGGGATGACTTGATTTCCGTATTGCATAAAATGGCCGTTGCGCTGAAAAATACTGGAGTAATTTATACATCCTTCAAGTATGGTGATTTTTCTGGCGAACGTCAAGGTCGCTATTTTATAGATTTTACGGAAAATCGTCTAAATGAAATGCTTACACTTGTTCCAGAATTACAATGTAGAGAATATTGGATTTCTACAGATGTTAGACCGAATAGGAAAGACGAAAAATGGATGAATATAATTCTTTCCCACAAAGCCTAG
- a CDS encoding HNH endonuclease domain-containing protein yields the protein MDEYNSFPQSLALDISSPYCNQLDVECFSLMMKNPTYCYKFYWLEAIVKLIDEDFVQSTFDAIIDEMIANVWYTVLEYHVHLSGMLKGKFRDALELAIVQLAAKSELPSNASKVEIKNAIKQYNTDIKKYKVALTKYVPYRALAGFYDRYEQGGGAKVNWNSASEIVRYTQAVNRRILLPYTFDEGSQLNRVVVFNPVWKQYIQDNSVALLGWIQHEKSKWLQVNNPEVPGIVYKLSPMDASARKLEQVRKLWEIILQRETILDIYTNKPIENDYDIDHFIPWSFVMNDELWNLIPMDSSLNSSKNNRLPHWTFFNRFADNQYEMYRLMWDDEFVRSRFEKCYRDNIHSIWAETELFKPGNSKNEFVNILRKNMQPVYDSARRQGYEIWKFKG from the coding sequence ATGGATGAATATAATTCTTTCCCACAAAGCCTAGCTTTAGATATTAGTTCGCCTTATTGTAATCAGCTTGATGTCGAGTGTTTTTCGCTCATGATGAAAAATCCGACATATTGCTACAAGTTTTACTGGCTTGAGGCGATTGTCAAACTTATTGATGAAGATTTTGTGCAGTCGACATTCGATGCTATTATCGATGAGATGATTGCAAATGTCTGGTACACTGTGTTGGAATATCATGTCCACTTGAGCGGGATGCTGAAAGGAAAATTTCGTGATGCTTTGGAACTTGCCATCGTGCAGTTGGCTGCGAAAAGTGAACTCCCATCCAATGCCTCGAAGGTCGAAATCAAGAACGCCATTAAGCAATATAACACAGATATAAAAAAGTATAAAGTTGCGTTAACTAAATACGTACCCTATCGTGCTCTGGCTGGATTCTACGATCGTTACGAACAGGGAGGTGGTGCGAAAGTTAATTGGAATAGTGCCTCGGAAATTGTCAGATATACGCAAGCTGTGAATCGTCGTATTTTGCTGCCGTACACCTTTGACGAAGGCTCGCAACTGAATCGTGTCGTTGTGTTCAATCCCGTTTGGAAGCAATATATCCAAGATAATTCTGTTGCGTTACTCGGATGGATTCAACATGAAAAATCCAAGTGGCTGCAGGTCAACAATCCCGAAGTCCCTGGGATTGTATATAAGCTCTCGCCTATGGATGCGAGTGCTCGAAAACTTGAACAAGTCCGTAAACTATGGGAAATAATCCTGCAACGAGAAACGATTCTTGACATCTATACAAACAAGCCTATTGAAAATGATTACGATATTGACCATTTTATTCCATGGTCGTTCGTGATGAACGATGAATTGTGGAATCTGATTCCGATGGATTCTTCGTTAAACTCTTCCAAGAATAATCGCCTGCCGCATTGGACATTTTTCAACCGATTTGCTGACAACCAATATGAAATGTACCGTTTGATGTGGGATGACGAATTCGTTCGCAGCCGCTTCGAGAAATGCTACCGCGACAACATCCATTCAATATGGGCGGAGACAGAATTGTTCAAACCCGGTAACAGTAAGAATGAATTTGTCAACATTTTACGGAAGAACATGCAACCTGTGTATGATTCCGCAAGGCGGCAAGGATATGAAATATGGAAATTTAAGGGGTGA